From the Homo sapiens chromosome 1, GRCh38.p14 Primary Assembly genome, one window contains:
- the ANKRD34A gene encoding ankyrin repeat domain-containing protein 34A yields MLHTEGHALLRAVGQGKLRLARLLLEGGAYVNEGDAQGETALMAACRARYDDPQNKARMVRYLLEQGADPNIADRLGRTALMHACAGGGGAAVASLLLAHGADPSVRDHAGASALVHALDRGDRETLATLLDACKAKGTEVIIITTDTSPSGTKKTRQYLNSPPSPGVEDPAPASPSPGFCTSPSEIQLQTAGGGGRGMLSPRAQEEEEKRDVFEFPLPKPPDDPSPSEPLPKPPRHPPKPLKRLNSEPWGLVAPPQPVPPTEGRPGIERLTAEFNGLTLTGRPRLSRRHSTEGPEDPPPWAEKVTSGGPLSRRNTAPEAQESGPPSGLRQKLSRMEPVELDTPGHLCPDSPESSRLSLERRRYSASPLTLPPAGSAPSPRQSQESLPGAVSPLSGRRRSPGLLERRGSGTLLLDHISQTRPGFLPPLNVSPHPPIPDIRPQPGGRAPSLPAPPYAGAPGSPRTKRKLVRRHSMQTEQIRLLGGFQSLGGPGEPGR; encoded by the coding sequence ATGTTGCACACCGAGGGCCACGCTCTTCTTCGGGCGGTGGGTCAGGGTAAGCTACGCTTGGCCCGTTTGCTTCTGGAGGGAGGCGCCTACGTGAATGAGGGTGATGCGCAGGGGGAGACTGCGCTAATGGCAGCCTGTCGGGCCCGCTACGACGACCCCCAGAACAAGGCACGCATGGTACGCTACCTCCTGGAGCAAGGCGCGGACCCCAATATCGCAGACCGATTAGGGCGCACGGCGCTCATGCACGCTTGCGCCGGGGGTGGGGGCGCCGCGGTGGCCTCGCTGCTCCTTGCCCACGGCGCAGACCCCTCAGTCCGAGATCACGCGGGCGCCTCGGCTCTTGTCCACGCCCTGGACCGCGGGGACCGCGAGACCCTTGCCACACTGCTGGACGCCTGCAAGGCCAAGGGTACGGaggtcatcatcatcaccaccgaTACCTCGCCCTCAGGCACCAAGAAGACCCGGCAGTATCTCAATTCTCCACCATCCCCAGGGGTGGAGGACCCTGCTCCCGCCTCTCCTAGCCCGGGGTTCTGCACGTCGCCTTCGGAAATCCAACTGCAGACCGCTGGAGGAGGAGGGCGTGGGATGTTATCCCCTCGCgcccaggaagaagaggagaagcgGGACGTATTTGAATTCCCTCTTCCTAAGCCCCCCGATGACCCATCCCCTTCCGAGCCGCTCCCCAAACCACCACGCCATCCCCCAAAACCACTCAAAAGGCTCAACTCCGAGCCCTGGGGCCTAGTGGCCCCTCCTCAACCAGTCCCACCCACTGAAGGGAGACCGGGGATCGAGCGCTTGACTGCCGAATTCAATGGCCTGACCCTGACCGGTCGACCCCGTCTTTCCCGACGTCACAGCACCGAAGGCCCTGAGGACCCGCCCCCATGGGCGGAGAAAGTGACTAGCGGGGGTCCTCTCTCTCGCCGAAACACAGCACCAGAAGCTCAGGAGTCTGGTCCCCCTTCAGGGCTGAGGCAGAAACTGAGCCGCATGGAGCCAGTGGAGCTGGACACCCCTGGACACCTTTGCCCTGACTCGCCTGAGTCCAGCCGCCTGTCCCTGGAGCGCCGCCGATACAGCGCCTCCCCGTTGACCCTCCCTCCAGCCGGCTCGGCTCCCTCTCCGCGCCAGTCCCAGGAGAGTCTGCCAGGGGCAGTATCTCCGCTAAGCGGAAGGAGGCGGAGTCCGGGGCTGCTGGAGCGGAGGGGCTCGGGGACGTTGCTCCTGGACCACATCTCGCAAACGCGGCCGGGTTTCCTACCCCCTCTCAACGTCAGTCCCCACCCTCCCATCCCTGACATTCGCCCACAACCCGGAGGTCGGGCGCCTTCGTTGCCTGCCCCTCCTTATGCCGGGGCGCCAGGCTCTCCCAGGACCAAGCGCAAATTGGTGAGACGCCACTCCATGCAGACTGAGCAGATCCGCCTGCTGGGGGGCTTCCAGAGTCTAGGTGGGCCTGGGGAGCCAGGGCGCTGA
- the POLR3GL gene encoding DNA-directed RNA polymerase III subunit RPC7-like isoform 1 (isoform 1 is encoded by transcript variant 1) has translation MASRGGGRGRGRGQLTFNVEAVGIGKGDALPPPTLQPSPLFPPLEFRPVPLPSGEEGEYVLALKQELRGAMRQLPYFIRPAVPKRDVERYSDKYQMSGPIDNAIDWNPDWRRLPRELKIRVRKLQKERITILLPKRPPKTTEDKEETIQKLETLEKKEEEVTSEEDEEKEEEEEKEEEEEEEYDEEEHEEETDYIMSYFDNGEDFGGDSDDNMDEAIY, from the exons ATGGCCAGCCGGGGTGGGGGCCGGGGTCGTGGCCGGGGCCAGTTGACCTTCAACGTGGAGGCCGTGGGCATTGGGAAAGGGGATGCTTTGCCCCCACCCACCCTGCAGCCTTCTCCACTCTTCCCT CCCTTGGAGTTCCGCCCAGTACCTTTGCCCTCAGGCGAGGAAGGGGAATATGTCCTGGCACTGAAGCAAGAGCTACGAGGAGCCATGAGGCAGCTCCCCTACTTCATCCGGCCAGCTGTCCCCAAGAGAG ATGTGGAGCGTTATTCAGACAAATATCAGATGTCAGGTCCGATTGACAATGCCATCGATTGGAACCCTG ATTGGCGGCGTCTACCCCGGGAGCTAAAGATCCGAGTGCGGAAGCTACAGAAGGAAC GGATTACAATTCTGCTCCCCAAGAGGCCCCCTAAGACCACAGAAGATAAGGAGGAAACAATACAGAAACTAGAG ACcctggagaagaaggaagaagaagtaACTtcagaggaggatgaggagaaagaagaagaagaagagaaggaagaggaggaagaagaagagtaTGATGAAGAAGAACATGAAGAG gaAACTGATTACATCATGTCATATTTTGACAATGGAGAGGACTTTGGTGGTGACAGTGATGACAATATGGACGAGGCTATATACTGA
- the POLR3GL gene encoding DNA-directed RNA polymerase III subunit RPC7-like isoform 2 (isoform 2 is encoded by transcript variant 2), giving the protein MASRGGGRGRGRGQLTFNVEAVGIGKGDALPPPTLQPSPLFPPLEFRPVPLPSGEEGEYVLALKQELRGAMRQLPYFIRPAVPKRDWRRLPRELKIRVRKLQKERITILLPKRPPKTTEDKEETIQKLETLEKKEEEVTSEEDEEKEEEEEKEEEEEEEYDEEEHEEETDYIMSYFDNGEDFGGDSDDNMDEAIY; this is encoded by the exons ATGGCCAGCCGGGGTGGGGGCCGGGGTCGTGGCCGGGGCCAGTTGACCTTCAACGTGGAGGCCGTGGGCATTGGGAAAGGGGATGCTTTGCCCCCACCCACCCTGCAGCCTTCTCCACTCTTCCCT CCCTTGGAGTTCCGCCCAGTACCTTTGCCCTCAGGCGAGGAAGGGGAATATGTCCTGGCACTGAAGCAAGAGCTACGAGGAGCCATGAGGCAGCTCCCCTACTTCATCCGGCCAGCTGTCCCCAAGAGAG ATTGGCGGCGTCTACCCCGGGAGCTAAAGATCCGAGTGCGGAAGCTACAGAAGGAAC GGATTACAATTCTGCTCCCCAAGAGGCCCCCTAAGACCACAGAAGATAAGGAGGAAACAATACAGAAACTAGAG ACcctggagaagaaggaagaagaagtaACTtcagaggaggatgaggagaaagaagaagaagaagagaaggaagaggaggaagaagaagagtaTGATGAAGAAGAACATGAAGAG gaAACTGATTACATCATGTCATATTTTGACAATGGAGAGGACTTTGGTGGTGACAGTGATGACAATATGGACGAGGCTATATACTGA
- the TXNIP gene encoding thioredoxin-interacting protein isoform 1 (isoform 1 is encoded by transcript variant 1), which yields MVMFKKIKSFEVVFNDPEKVYGSGEKVAGRVIVEVCEVTRVKAVRILACGVAKVLWMQGSQQCKQTSEYLRYEDTLLLEDQPTGENEMVIMRPGNKYEYKFGFELPQGPLGTSFKGKYGCVDYWVKAFLDRPSQPTQETKKNFEVVDLVDVNTPDLMAPVSAKKEKKVSCMFIPDGRVSVSARIDRKGFCEGDEISIHADFENTCSRIVVPKAAIVARHTYLANGQTKVLTQKLSSVRGNHIISGTCASWRGKSLRVQKIRPSILGCNILRVEYSLLIYVSVPGSKKVILDLPLVIGSRSGLSSRTSSMASRTSSEMSWVDLNIPDTPEAPPCYMDVIPEDHRLESPTTPLLDDMDGSQDSPIFMYAPEFKFMPPPTYTEVDPCILNNNVQ from the exons ATGGTGATGTTCAAGAAGATCAAGTCTTTTGAGGTGGTCTTTAACGACCCTGAAAAGGTGTACGGCAGTGGCGAGAAGGTGGCTGGCCGGGTGATAGTGGAGGTGTGTGAAGTTACTCGTGTCAAAGCCGTTAGGATCCTGGCTTGCGGAGTGGCTAAAGTGCTTTGGATGCAGGGATCCCAGCAGTGCAAACAGACTTCGGAGTACCTGCGCTATGAAGACACGCTTCTTCTGGAAGACCAGCCAACAG GTGAGAATGAGATGGTGATCATGAGACCTGGAAACAAATATGAGTACAAGTTCGGCTTTGAGCTTCCTCAGGG GCCTCTGGGAACATCCTTCAAAGGAAAATATGGGTGTGTAGACTACTGGGTGAAGGCTTTTCTTGACCGCCCGAGCCAGCCAActcaagagacaaagaaaaacttTGAAGTAGTGGATCTGGTGGATGTCAATACCCCTGATTTAATG GCACCTGTGtctgctaaaaaagaaaagaaagtttcctGCATGTTCATTCCTGATGGGCGGGTGTCTGTCTCTGCTCGAATTGACAGAAAAGGATTCTGTGAAG GTGATGAGATTTCCATCCATGCTGACTTTGAGAATACATGTTCCCGAATTGTGGTCCCCAAAGCTGCCATTGTGGCCCGCCACACTTACCTTGCCAATGGCCAGACCAAGGTGCTGACTCAGAAGTTGTCATCAGTCAGAGGCAATCATATTATCTCAGGGACATGCGCATCATGGCGTGGCAAGAGCCTTCGGGTTCAGAAGATCAGGCCTTCTATCCTGGGCTGCAACATCCTTCGAGTTGAATATTCCTTACTG ATCTATGTTAGCGTTCCTGGATCCAAGAAGGTCATCCTTGACCTGCCCCTGGTAATTGGCAGCAGATCAGGTCTAAGCAGCAGAACATCCAGCATGGCCAGCCGAACCAGCTCTGAGATGAGTTGGGTAGATCTGAACATCCCTGATACCCCAGAAG ctcCTCCCTGCTATATGGATGTCATTCCTGAAGATCACCGATTGGAGAGCCCAACCACTCCTCTGCTAGATGACATGGATGGCTCTCAAGACAGCCCTATCTTTATGTATGCCCCTGAGTTCAAGTTCATGCCACCACCGACTTATACTGAG gtGGATCCCTGCATCCTCAACAACAATGTGCAGTGA
- the TXNIP gene encoding thioredoxin-interacting protein isoform 2 (isoform 2 is encoded by transcript variant 2), with protein MPPKHSLSHRCILSVTASLMATRFSFPSGENEMVIMRPGNKYEYKFGFELPQGPLGTSFKGKYGCVDYWVKAFLDRPSQPTQETKKNFEVVDLVDVNTPDLMAPVSAKKEKKVSCMFIPDGRVSVSARIDRKGFCEGDEISIHADFENTCSRIVVPKAAIVARHTYLANGQTKVLTQKLSSVRGNHIISGTCASWRGKSLRVQKIRPSILGCNILRVEYSLLIYVSVPGSKKVILDLPLVIGSRSGLSSRTSSMASRTSSEMSWVDLNIPDTPEAPPCYMDVIPEDHRLESPTTPLLDDMDGSQDSPIFMYAPEFKFMPPPTYTEVDPCILNNNVQ; from the exons ATGCCACCCAAGCATTCCTTATCACACAGATGCATTTTAAGTGTAACAGCAAGCCTAATGGCTACTCGATTTTCTTTCCCTTCAGGTGAGAATGAGATGGTGATCATGAGACCTGGAAACAAATATGAGTACAAGTTCGGCTTTGAGCTTCCTCAGGG GCCTCTGGGAACATCCTTCAAAGGAAAATATGGGTGTGTAGACTACTGGGTGAAGGCTTTTCTTGACCGCCCGAGCCAGCCAActcaagagacaaagaaaaacttTGAAGTAGTGGATCTGGTGGATGTCAATACCCCTGATTTAATG GCACCTGTGtctgctaaaaaagaaaagaaagtttcctGCATGTTCATTCCTGATGGGCGGGTGTCTGTCTCTGCTCGAATTGACAGAAAAGGATTCTGTGAAG GTGATGAGATTTCCATCCATGCTGACTTTGAGAATACATGTTCCCGAATTGTGGTCCCCAAAGCTGCCATTGTGGCCCGCCACACTTACCTTGCCAATGGCCAGACCAAGGTGCTGACTCAGAAGTTGTCATCAGTCAGAGGCAATCATATTATCTCAGGGACATGCGCATCATGGCGTGGCAAGAGCCTTCGGGTTCAGAAGATCAGGCCTTCTATCCTGGGCTGCAACATCCTTCGAGTTGAATATTCCTTACTG ATCTATGTTAGCGTTCCTGGATCCAAGAAGGTCATCCTTGACCTGCCCCTGGTAATTGGCAGCAGATCAGGTCTAAGCAGCAGAACATCCAGCATGGCCAGCCGAACCAGCTCTGAGATGAGTTGGGTAGATCTGAACATCCCTGATACCCCAGAAG ctcCTCCCTGCTATATGGATGTCATTCCTGAAGATCACCGATTGGAGAGCCCAACCACTCCTCTGCTAGATGACATGGATGGCTCTCAAGACAGCCCTATCTTTATGTATGCCCCTGAGTTCAAGTTCATGCCACCACCGACTTATACTGAG gtGGATCCCTGCATCCTCAACAACAATGTGCAGTGA